DNA sequence from the Streptomyces sp. MST-110588 genome:
TTCCGCGTTCATCGCGCCAGTGCTCCTGACGGTGCTGCAACTGCTGCTCGCTGCACGCGGCAGCCCGTAACGAAACGAACAACGTCAATCTAGATCGCCATGGCGCGGGGGAGAAGCAGGACGCGCCTCATGCCCGATCTCTGGCTGCCCGGAGCGGAACGGCACCCGCTCAGTGACACGGCACCCACCGACACCAAGTACGCCCCGCGCGTGATCTGGCACATCACCTGGGACAAGAACGGCACGGCGTCCAAGCCCGCCGACCTCGTTCCCTTCGACCAGCTCGTCCGGTACTTCACGGGCGGGGGTAGCGGGGCCGCTCCGCACCTCCTGTGGGACCCGTTCACCGGACGCACCGCGCAGTTCTACCCGGCCAACAGCCGTTCCAAGTCGGTCGTCGACGCCGCCGGCGGCACGCGGACGAACCGCACGGGGAAGGTGTGCCTACAGGTCGAGACACTGTTCTTCCCCTACTGCCGAGTGGGCGGAAAGACGTACGCGACCGTCCGGGACACCCCGGCCAAGGGTCTCGACAAGATCCTGACCTGGGCCCGGAGCTGGGGAGTCCCCGACGCCTGGCCGATGGGCACGCCCACCTGGAGCGCGGCCCGCAGCGAGCACACGTGGGAGACGAAAGGTGGGCACTACGGCCATGG
Encoded proteins:
- a CDS encoding peptidoglycan-binding protein, producing MPDLWLPGAERHPLSDTAPTDTKYAPRVIWHITWDKNGTASKPADLVPFDQLVRYFTGGGSGAAPHLLWDPFTGRTAQFYPANSRSKSVVDAAGGTRTNRTGKVCLQVETLFFPYCRVGGKTYATVRDTPAKGLDKILTWARSWGVPDAWPMGTPTWSAARSEHTWETKGGHYGHGQVPENQHTDPGPMPKWPTGGSPAPKPDLPPFPGRSAFGPGKSNASILLLGQQLVRRGFGKHYRVGPTRDWGEADRLNVRDFQLAQKWSGSDADGFPGPQTWARLFG